A window from Pseudooceanicola algae encodes these proteins:
- a CDS encoding FepA family TonB-dependent siderophore receptor, which yields MTMQTRPTSRRSAFLATTALLMATALPAFAQDEITLDDSLSDMETYVTEDGEVIMLDAITVQAASDELKQSLGTSVITADDLESRPVTNDVSEAVRRMPGVNLTGASATGQRGNQRQIDIRGMGPENTLILVDGKPVLSRNSVKMGRGGERDTRGDSNWVPAEMVERIEVIRGPAAARYGSGAAGGVVNIITKVPEEETFTFSLFYEQPESDLEGANGRTNFLWAKPLGDNLSFRLIGNYNKSDGDDPSLNASSVEEGDTILAGNEGVVNKDVSTLLRWDVDDFNRIDFELGYSRQSNIYAGDTQLGSTDELTEGLADEGAETNIMQRTTAAITHTGDYAFGELTSYLQYEHSDNNRLSEGASGGGEGRINSTEDWTTTLLDNVTAKSELDIDGSFMGHETVWTLGGEVRYERMNNTDLITSRGDIDFDYGDTSASAADRDPISSQTIIGLYGEANILYGDATTITPAFRVDYADTFGMNVSGGLNASVDVSPSWKIKTGYAAAFKAPNLYQLNPNYIYTTRGNGCPYPYNGDGPCYVLGNEDLDPETSLNFELGTAYDGPNGLSGTLTYFHNDYRDKIQSGTEQLAYITVGADQYRVYQWVNIPEAEVSGLEGNINYIVSSSVSFNANFTYMITSKNKQTGDPLSLVPEYTINASVNWDVNDKLTLIPSVVHYGEIDAASTNAATGYAYDDTDSRDPYTLVNFGGTYDVNEDFAVNFGVKNVFDTSVLRSGDGANTFNEPGRSYYVGLTKTF from the coding sequence ATGACCATGCAAACCCGGCCCACCAGCCGGCGCTCGGCCTTTCTTGCGACCACCGCCCTGCTGATGGCGACGGCCCTTCCGGCCTTTGCCCAGGACGAAATCACCCTTGATGACAGCCTTTCGGACATGGAGACCTATGTCACCGAAGACGGCGAAGTCATCATGCTGGACGCGATCACCGTGCAGGCCGCATCGGATGAACTGAAACAATCCCTTGGCACCTCGGTGATCACGGCAGACGATCTGGAATCGCGCCCGGTCACCAACGACGTGTCCGAAGCGGTCCGCCGGATGCCCGGCGTCAACCTGACCGGCGCCTCGGCCACCGGCCAGCGCGGCAACCAGCGCCAGATCGACATCCGTGGCATGGGCCCGGAAAATACGTTGATCCTGGTCGATGGCAAGCCCGTGCTGTCGCGCAACTCGGTCAAGATGGGCCGGGGCGGCGAACGCGACACCCGCGGCGATTCCAACTGGGTTCCCGCCGAAATGGTCGAGCGGATCGAGGTCATCCGTGGCCCGGCGGCCGCCCGTTACGGTTCCGGCGCGGCCGGTGGTGTGGTCAACATCATCACAAAGGTCCCGGAAGAAGAGACCTTTACCTTCAGCCTGTTCTACGAGCAGCCCGAAAGTGACCTGGAAGGCGCCAACGGGCGGACCAACTTCCTTTGGGCCAAACCGCTTGGCGACAACCTGAGCTTCCGCCTGATCGGGAACTACAACAAGTCCGACGGGGATGATCCGTCGCTGAACGCCTCGTCCGTCGAAGAGGGCGACACCATCCTGGCCGGCAACGAAGGCGTCGTGAACAAGGACGTCTCGACCCTGCTGCGTTGGGATGTCGACGATTTCAACCGCATCGATTTCGAACTGGGTTACAGCCGTCAAAGCAACATCTACGCCGGTGACACTCAGCTTGGCAGCACCGACGAGCTGACCGAAGGCTTGGCCGACGAAGGTGCCGAAACCAACATCATGCAGCGGACCACGGCGGCGATCACCCACACGGGCGACTATGCCTTTGGTGAGCTGACATCCTACCTTCAGTACGAGCATTCGGACAATAACCGTCTGAGCGAAGGCGCCTCGGGTGGCGGTGAAGGCCGGATCAATTCGACCGAGGACTGGACCACGACGCTGCTCGACAACGTCACGGCGAAAAGCGAGCTGGACATCGACGGCTCCTTCATGGGGCACGAGACGGTCTGGACGCTGGGCGGCGAAGTTCGCTACGAGCGCATGAACAACACCGATCTGATCACCTCGCGCGGGGATATCGACTTCGACTACGGTGATACCTCGGCCTCTGCAGCGGACCGCGATCCGATCAGCTCGCAGACGATCATCGGCCTCTATGGTGAAGCCAACATCCTTTACGGCGATGCCACCACCATCACCCCGGCGTTCCGGGTCGATTATGCCGATACTTTCGGCATGAATGTCTCGGGCGGGCTCAATGCCTCGGTCGACGTGTCGCCGTCCTGGAAGATCAAGACGGGATACGCGGCCGCCTTCAAGGCGCCGAACCTCTACCAGCTGAACCCCAACTACATCTACACGACCCGCGGCAACGGCTGCCCTTATCCCTACAACGGCGACGGACCCTGCTATGTCCTGGGCAACGAGGATCTGGACCCGGAAACCAGCCTGAACTTCGAACTCGGCACCGCCTATGACGGTCCGAACGGGCTGAGCGGGACGCTGACCTATTTCCACAACGATTACCGCGACAAGATCCAGTCCGGCACAGAACAGCTGGCCTATATCACCGTCGGGGCCGATCAGTATCGTGTCTACCAGTGGGTCAACATCCCCGAAGCCGAAGTTTCGGGTCTTGAAGGCAACATCAACTACATCGTCTCGTCCAGCGTCAGCTTCAACGCCAACTTCACCTACATGATCACCTCGAAAAACAAGCAGACCGGCGATCCGCTGAGCCTGGTGCCCGAGTACACGATCAACGCCTCGGTCAACTGGGACGTGAACGACAAGCTGACGCTTATCCCGTCGGTGGTTCACTACGGTGAAATCGACGCGGCTTCGACCAATGCCGCCACCGGCTATGCCTATGACGACACGGATTCCCGTGATCCTTATACGCTGGTCAATTTCGGCGGCACCTATGACGTGAACGAAGACTTCGCCGTGAACTTCGGGGTGAAGAACGTCTTCGACACTTCGGTCCTGCGGTCGGGCGATGGCGCGAACACCTTCAATGAACCGGGCCGGTCCTACTATGTCGGCCTGACCAAGACCTTCTGA
- a CDS encoding efflux RND transporter periplasmic adaptor subunit — translation MTAPRPLTQIAARQSRPPLRPVTGRRAMALAAGCVLGLLIALPGAAEAQFRGGPKGPTEVGVVLLESGLVPYTVTLPGRAVAHDETEIRPRVEGIIDEISYRAGSEVEVGDLLFRLDSDTYALALDAAEAGRDSALSALAVAQATVDRYEKLTSAAITQADRDTATATLASARATLAASRAALQSAQLNLDRTEIRSPISGIVGLSEFSVGALVTANQSDALATVTRVDPIYVDVQESSARMLRNRARMQEGSLVPNEKVDIQLVLETGQVYEGPGTLVTPSTEVSTTTGTVDFRFEFDNPERLILPGQFLRVSATVGSVEAILVPQRATSRSSDGTLTAFIAVDGTAKQVTLTTQGAYENAWIATEGVEAGDSLIVDGLRDLKAGAEIKPVPVTIDADGIVVDQAQGAAAETGPGPGPDPETVGGN, via the coding sequence ATGACCGCCCCACGCCCCCTGACGCAGATCGCGGCCAGACAGTCACGTCCCCCCTTGCGCCCCGTTACCGGCCGCCGCGCCATGGCCCTTGCGGCCGGCTGTGTGCTTGGCCTGCTGATCGCCCTGCCGGGCGCCGCAGAGGCCCAGTTCCGGGGTGGCCCCAAAGGCCCGACCGAGGTCGGTGTGGTCCTGCTGGAAAGCGGTCTCGTGCCCTATACGGTGACCCTGCCGGGGCGCGCCGTCGCCCATGACGAGACCGAGATCCGCCCCCGTGTCGAAGGTATCATCGACGAGATTTCTTATCGCGCCGGCAGCGAGGTCGAGGTTGGTGACCTGTTGTTCCGTCTGGATTCGGACACCTATGCCCTGGCTCTGGACGCGGCCGAAGCGGGTCGGGACAGCGCCTTGTCGGCACTGGCCGTGGCCCAGGCGACAGTTGATCGCTATGAAAAACTGACCTCGGCGGCGATCACCCAGGCGGATCGTGATACCGCGACGGCGACGCTGGCTTCGGCCCGTGCCACCCTGGCGGCGTCCCGTGCGGCGTTGCAATCGGCGCAGCTGAACCTGGACCGGACCGAGATCCGCAGCCCGATTTCGGGCATTGTCGGCCTGTCGGAGTTTTCCGTCGGTGCGCTGGTGACCGCCAATCAAAGCGATGCCCTGGCCACGGTCACGCGAGTCGATCCGATCTATGTCGATGTGCAGGAAAGCTCGGCCCGGATGCTGCGCAACCGCGCGCGGATGCAGGAGGGATCGCTGGTGCCGAACGAGAAGGTCGACATCCAGCTGGTGTTGGAAACGGGTCAGGTCTACGAGGGCCCCGGCACGCTTGTCACGCCCTCGACCGAAGTGTCGACCACCACCGGCACAGTGGATTTCCGCTTTGAATTCGACAACCCCGAACGGCTGATCCTGCCGGGTCAGTTCCTGCGCGTCAGCGCCACGGTCGGCAGCGTCGAGGCGATCCTTGTGCCGCAACGCGCCACCTCGCGCAGTTCCGACGGCACGCTGACGGCCTTCATCGCCGTGGACGGCACGGCCAAGCAGGTCACCCTGACGACCCAGGGCGCCTATGAGAACGCCTGGATCGCCACCGAAGGCGTCGAGGCGGGCGACAGCCTGATCGTCGATGGCCTGCGCGACCTCAAGGCGGGGGCCGAGATCAAACCGGTGCCGGTCACCATAGATGCCGACGGCATCGTGGTCGATCAGGCGCAGGGCGCGGCTGCCGAGACCGGGCCCGGACCGGGGCCTGATCCCGAAACGGTTGGCGGGAACTAG